The segment GTAGAAGTCAGTATCGATGCCATCAGGACAACGGAAGACGGAGCTCGACGTGCTGCCGTCCGTGGCGTTGAGTCCGGGCGCAGGCAGGTATTTGCCCACCACGAGGTAGGCCGCAACTGTATCCTCTTGGCGGCCACTGCCGACCGAACGCGAAGGTGGCAGGTAGTCCTTATTCGCCATGGCGTACAAGCGCACCCCAAGTCCGATCTGCCGCAAGTTCGATAGGCAAGCGGCCGTGTTCGCTGCCTGACGGGCCTTGCCCAAGGCGGGCAATAGAACAGATATGAGCAGCGCGATAATGGCGATCACGACCAAAAGTTCTACCAGCGTGAACGCATTTTGATTTCTTTTCAGCATCTCCCTGACTCCGTTAGAGAATCGACCGGCCAACGGTCCACGCTGGCACCAGCCATTGCGGCCCTTCCGGTTGCATCGTCGGTCACGGCCCCCAAGCCGTGCTCCCAGCACGCCAGCGCGTTGGTACCAGGACTGAGGCACCGCCGCTCATGCTATCTGGATCTTTCGACAGACGTTCAAGCATCATGCCGGCCGCCATCTTTCCGATCGCGAATCGTTCGAAGCTGGCACGGCTCAGGGTGGGCCACTGCTCGACGATCTGGTTTGCATCATCGCAGCAGACCAACCCGTAATCCCAGCCTGGACATAGTCGCATGCCGATGCTCACGTACTGGACGCGCCGGGCCAAGGGCACGGTGCTGGCAATGATGGCCGTGTCCTTCCGCAGGTGGGGTTCCACCATAGCCCCGAGCTTGGCGGCATGATGCGGCCCCACACAGACCTCAGTCACCTCGACATCTGCGGCTCGAAGTACTTCCATCGCACCGGTAAAGCGTTCGCTATGGCTGTAGTGAATATTCGCCTCTGGTGCCACACCGATGTACGTCGCCCGCCGGTAACCCAAATTTACGATGGTCTGTGCGGCCAAGCGTCCGGCCTGCAGCTCGTCTCGACGAATGCACCATTGGTCGCGCCAAATGTTCGTGTCGAGCCAGACACAGGCGGGCACGTGCCGCTCGGCCTGAGCGTACACGTCCGGCGGCAAGCGGTCTGTGATGATCAGACCGTCTAGCAGGCGTTCGCGAAAGACACGCGAACCCGGCCGCGAGTCATCGGATATGTCGCCGAAACGGACGATTGACAAGACGTAACCGGTTTCCTCGAGCCGTTCGTTGATGCCGAGGATGAATTCGAAAGCCGCAGCATTGGTCAAACGGTGGCCGGGCGCGTTACGTAATAGGACCCCGATCTGCCGGGTGGCCTGCAAACGTATCGCACGGGCGGACGCATTGGGGTGAAAGTTCAGCTCCGCCGCGATCATCTCCACCTTAGCAGCGCAGGCGGCGCTGATGCGCGCCGTGGCCGCGTTCCCGTTCAGCACCTGCGAAACGGTCGGCACCGAAACGCCAGCACGAATGGCGATTTCCTTCAAGGTCACCATGGCTGAAAGAGTACATGCAAAACCGTTCTTGCGTGGGTGCAAAATTAATTTAGCAACTTGAGTGTATCTGAGGGTATCTCTTCGGCTGTCTCCCTCCGCCGCTCCGCGTTAGTCTTCTGCGTCGCTGCCCTCATAGTCGGAACATCTCTCTAGTCCTGAGACGTGGGCGGATGCCGTTGCGGCCATTTCCCTATTCGCACCCATTCCAACACGGCCCCCCGAACCGGACACGGTTGTTAACTGCCAGTCGGAAATAGAGCGGAGAATCCGAGAGTTCTGCGGTGCGGAAGGCCGGGAAGGTCGAACGCGACCTAAAAGCGGCGCCCTCTCTCCCTCTCTTCATCCCGGCCACACGCCAAACCCTCAGATTTCCGCCCAAAAACGAGCGAACCCTGTTAATTGGAAGTAACAGGGTTCGCGGAAAACTATATACACATTGCCAGACAAGGATTTATGAATCTACCCGTGCCTGACCCTCTTCGAACTTTCTCTGCCTGTTCTGCAGGAGCGGCTGCCCATGGCCATCGGCCTGTTGCGCGCCGGCAAGAGCATCCAGACCGACGTGCACAAGGACTACCTGATCGCCGGTGAACTAGCGCTGGATGGCCGCGTGCGGAAGATCAAGGGTGGGCTGTCGATGGCGATGCTGGGGCGCGAGAAGAAGCTGCGCGGCGTGATCCTGCCGGCCGAGAACTGCCGCGAGGCCGCGGTGGTCGATGGCGTCGACGTCATCCCCGTCCGCACGCTCGCCGACGCCGTCAGCTTCCTGAACGAACTGCTGCCGATCGAACCGTACGAGCTGAACGGCCAGCCGTACCTGGCGTCGCAGATCTCCTCCCCGCTCGACTTTGCCGACGTGCGCGGGCAGGAAGCGGTGAAGCGCGCGATCACCGTCGCCGCCGCGGGAAACCATAACGTCCTGATGTCGTGTCAAGTTCTACCTAGTACCGATTTTGGTAGGATGTGGGGATGAACGACACGCCGGAAAAGCCTTTGGACGCTGCGGTTCTCAAAGTGTTGATCGCCGAGGCCGCGCGGATCGAGGAGGATTCAACCTACTCCGCTAAGGGGCAGTACGAGTGTGCGGATGCCTGGGCTTACCGAAATCTTTGGATCGGCATCCCCACAACCGTAGTCGCTGCCGGTGCGGGTGTAGTCGCCCTGAAGGATCAGCCGATCCTCGCCGGTATCATGTCTCTTGCGGTGGCCGCGTCGTCTGCGGTCTTCACGTTCCTAAATCCGCGCGAGCAAGCGTTGAACCACTTGGCCGCGGGCAACGCGTTTAAGGCACTTCAGAACGATGCCCGAATCTTCTACACGATCGAATGCGTTCACCGCCCGAACGATGCGGGGCTCGTCGCCGATCTTAAGGCCCTCAACGAACGGCGGAATAAGCTGAACGCTGAATCCCCCCAGCCATCACGGAAAGCATTTGAGCGGGCGCGGAAAGGAATCGAGGCCGGCGAGGCTAGGTATGCCGTTGACGCGGAAAAGTCTCGGCCGGCCTGACGTCGTTTGCTTCCAGATCTTGGCCGGGGTGAATCCCACCACCCTGCCATTCGCCCGTTACGAGCCACGACTCATAAAAGAAAAGCCAGTGCATGATCCACGGCACGATCGTCGTCGCTAGGACGCATTCTGACGTGAAGTCGGCGTAGTAGAGGCATAGGTCGCCGTGCATGTACGTGTGCGGCTGTCGCTCGTCTGGCTTGCGACGTTGTAGCTCCGGCGATTCGACCCATGCTTTTGGCTTTCCGCCGACGCGGTACTCGATGCGGACGGTGTAGATGTCGTTTATCGGCGTCGGCTGAAGCTGCCCGCGGCACACGAGGATTGTGCCCGTGGGCTCCTTGATGATTTCCCGCGTGAAGCCGGGGTGCAGCCTCTCCATCCACGCCGCTTGCTCGTGCAGACCGATCGCGCGGATGGGAGCATACCTAGTCACCATAAAACGAATTCGACGGAATCGCGATGGACGCGGCGGCGGGCGTGGCCGTCGTTAGTGCAGACGTCGCGCGGGTCATGCGGATATCGCCGCTGCTCCTCGCGGTGGCGTAGCGGTCGGTGTACGTCTTCACGGCGTTGTTCACGATGCCGCTGCCGGTCGGGTCGAACAGGTCGTTCAACAATGCGGCGATCTTTGTCATGCTCC is part of the Tepidisphaeraceae bacterium genome and harbors:
- a CDS encoding magnesium chelatase domain-containing protein, with amino-acid sequence MAIGLLRAGKSIQTDVHKDYLIAGELALDGRVRKIKGGLSMAMLGREKKLRGVILPAENCREAAVVDGVDVIPVRTLADAVSFLNELLPIEPYELNGQPYLASQISSPLDFADVRGQEAVKRAITVAAAGNHNVLMSCQVLPSTDFGRMWG
- a CDS encoding LacI family DNA-binding transcriptional regulator; amino-acid sequence: MVTLKEIAIRAGVSVPTVSQVLNGNAATARISAACAAKVEMIAAELNFHPNASARAIRLQATRQIGVLLRNAPGHRLTNAAAFEFILGINERLEETGYVLSIVRFGDISDDSRPGSRVFRERLLDGLIITDRLPPDVYAQAERHVPACVWLDTNIWRDQWCIRRDELQAGRLAAQTIVNLGYRRATYIGVAPEANIHYSHSERFTGAMEVLRAADVEVTEVCVGPHHAAKLGAMVEPHLRKDTAIIASTVPLARRVQYVSIGMRLCPGWDYGLVCCDDANQIVEQWPTLSRASFERFAIGKMAAGMMLERLSKDPDSMSGGASVLVPTRWRAGSTAWGP
- a CDS encoding SLATT domain-containing protein is translated as MNDTPEKPLDAAVLKVLIAEAARIEEDSTYSAKGQYECADAWAYRNLWIGIPTTVVAAGAGVVALKDQPILAGIMSLAVAASSAVFTFLNPREQALNHLAAGNAFKALQNDARIFYTIECVHRPNDAGLVADLKALNERRNKLNAESPQPSRKAFERARKGIEAGEARYAVDAEKSRPA